From the Flavobacteriales bacterium genome, one window contains:
- a CDS encoding type IX secretion system membrane protein PorP/SprF produces the protein MKKFILYFVLLVMCNVSFAQQLPQFTSYQLSPFLYNPAFAGVDGTTQLNAVIRNQWSGVREAPQTDVISGYGLLRNEKMGLGATAFKDVAGADSRRGITLSYAYHLRVKNDISLSLGLSAGFLQYRLDHTIINPYDDGDPVFNSPVLSSVVPTATFGAYLYADNFYASVALPQLLSSTFTVKDEYNDYSLIEGGLTNHIFVGGGYIKDINDAFTIEPSLLLMLSSPAPASIELMTKLTYKDLLWTALSYRFNDAACMYIGVDIDERFYVAYAHDFVTSELSTVTSGTNEFKLGFRFNKAK, from the coding sequence ATGAAAAAATTCATATTATATTTTGTTTTGCTTGTAATGTGTAACGTGTCGTTCGCACAACAGTTACCACAATTTACAAGTTATCAGTTAAGCCCTTTTTTATACAATCCTGCTTTTGCTGGAGTTGATGGGACTACTCAATTGAATGCGGTTATTAGAAACCAGTGGTCAGGTGTTAGAGAGGCTCCTCAAACCGATGTAATTAGCGGTTATGGTTTATTACGAAACGAAAAAATGGGTCTTGGAGCTACAGCTTTCAAAGATGTTGCAGGAGCAGATAGCAGAAGAGGGATTACTTTGAGTTACGCCTATCACTTAAGAGTTAAAAATGATATTAGTTTATCATTAGGTTTATCTGCAGGTTTTTTACAATACAGATTGGATCATACTATCATCAATCCTTATGATGATGGTGACCCTGTTTTTAACTCTCCTGTTTTATCGTCAGTTGTTCCAACAGCTACTTTTGGGGCATATTTATATGCTGATAATTTTTATGCATCTGTTGCTTTGCCACAGCTTCTATCAAGTACCTTTACAGTAAAAGACGAGTATAATGATTATAGCTTGATTGAGGGAGGTTTGACAAATCATATATTCGTTGGAGGTGGATACATCAAAGATATTAATGATGCCTTCACAATAGAGCCATCCTTACTATTGATGTTGTCTTCTCCAGCACCAGCCAGTATAGAGTTAATGACAAAGCTTACCTACAAGGATTTGTTATGGACGGCTTTATCATATCGCTTTAATGATGCTGCTTGTATGTATATTGGAGTTGATATCGACGAACGTTTTTATGTTGCTTATGCACACGATTTTGTAACTTCTGAACTATCAACAGTAACAAGCGGTACAAATGAATTTAAATTAGGCTTTAGATTCAATAAGGCGAAATAA
- a CDS encoding sulfite exporter TauE/SafE family protein codes for MVFIAYFLALLVGIILGLLGSGGSILTVPILVYIMGLKPVSATAYSLFVVGVSALVGAQRFFKRGEINYKITLYFAIPSLLGVFVSRKWILPNLSESLHFFHFFSIQKDTFILVFFAIVMLIAALSMLFSWKLNFRNNNNRENNFLLIALDGLIVGLITGFVGAGGGFLIIPALLLLTNISMKDAVGTSLLIVAIKSILGFTAELNNAIDWNLLLTFTAFSIVGILIGTYFSKLINGRILKKSFGIFVLFMSIVILAKEMFF; via the coding sequence ATGGTCTTTATAGCTTATTTTCTAGCATTATTAGTCGGAATTATCCTTGGTTTGTTAGGAAGTGGAGGGTCAATTTTGACGGTTCCTATTTTAGTTTATATAATGGGTCTTAAGCCTGTAAGTGCTACGGCTTATTCATTATTTGTTGTAGGAGTGTCTGCTCTAGTCGGTGCTCAAAGGTTTTTTAAAAGAGGAGAAATCAATTATAAAATAACTCTGTATTTCGCTATTCCCTCTTTATTAGGTGTGTTTGTAAGTAGAAAATGGATACTCCCTAATTTATCGGAATCCCTGCATTTTTTTCATTTTTTTTCAATTCAAAAAGATACATTTATATTAGTCTTTTTTGCGATAGTAATGCTTATTGCTGCCCTTTCGATGTTATTTTCTTGGAAACTAAATTTTAGGAATAATAATAATCGAGAAAATAACTTCCTATTAATTGCTTTAGATGGTTTAATTGTAGGACTTATAACGGGTTTTGTTGGTGCAGGAGGTGGGTTTTTAATTATACCTGCTTTATTGCTGCTTACAAATATTAGTATGAAAGATGCGGTAGGAACATCTTTATTAATTGTTGCTATCAAGTCAATTTTAGGCTTTACTGCAGAATTAAATAATGCTATCGACTGGAATTTATTATTAACTTTTACAGCATTCTCTATTGTAGGAATTTTAATTGGTACTTATTTCTCAAAGTTGATAAATGGACGTATTTTAAAGAAATCATTTGGTATTTTTGTATTGTTCATGT